One window from the genome of Saprospiraceae bacterium encodes:
- a CDS encoding DUF5060 domain-containing protein: MMKIAIKLICIAISFVLHISLLNAQITVTANTNSIGRYDIYELTIQHPQSYSNNWEDVNVTAVFSGPQTINIDGFFYNTNIWKIRFAPPQTGSWTYAITFSTPTNTYTASGGFNCIPSTTKGFLRQHPNNPFRLIYPDGTLFNGIGIGDCFHDWDKNGTPHDNWGYDGDFRPAGQHDGRDTTLEVYMNAYGVNEAGFNLFRWSIDNCAFNLYYTITTTSNSYLVQQGMWGDSLVQSLRENGIRLWTTFFGFNPPFPDLTGNNSPQEIAIERYIRYVVARYGAYTDIWELYNEATTPDHWIYEIVPFLNSIDPYNRLVTVSWEKQNLSVIDINAPHWYEKESEFVSDQRAWEMITSRKSWNKPIIFGEQGNSVQNWDSLSALRMRIRSWTAFFAEGMFIFWNLSGVKDYFSGAANIYLGPEERRYIRAMQNFTSHADTAIQQTTIIPSNPSNVRAYGLQSPQIIMGYFHHYSSHSSNITTSFNLTLSKAGIIYWINPANDSIIQTSPIGVGTQNITSPAFNIDLAMRIDLETITATKNTFTESEINIYPNPANTELKINFQSNTIFDVEIFNTLGKTIIKTKIKNTIDISQLVNGIYYLKLKDGSNHYSQNFIKQ; this comes from the coding sequence ATGATGAAAATAGCAATCAAACTCATTTGTATAGCAATATCATTTGTTTTACATATATCATTATTAAATGCACAAATTACAGTTACCGCAAATACAAATTCAATTGGAAGATATGATATCTATGAACTTACCATTCAGCATCCACAATCGTATTCAAATAACTGGGAAGACGTAAATGTCACCGCAGTTTTTTCAGGACCTCAAACAATAAACATTGATGGATTTTTTTACAATACCAATATCTGGAAAATTCGTTTTGCTCCTCCCCAAACAGGAAGTTGGACTTATGCAATTACTTTTAGCACTCCTACAAATACATACACTGCTTCTGGTGGCTTTAATTGTATACCATCCACTACAAAAGGATTTCTTCGTCAACATCCCAATAATCCGTTTCGTTTAATTTATCCTGACGGAACATTGTTTAACGGAATAGGTATTGGAGACTGCTTCCATGATTGGGATAAAAATGGAACACCACATGATAATTGGGGATATGATGGCGATTTTAGACCAGCAGGCCAGCATGATGGCAGAGATACAACGCTTGAAGTTTATATGAATGCTTATGGTGTCAATGAAGCTGGATTCAATTTGTTCCGTTGGAGTATTGATAATTGCGCCTTCAATCTTTATTACACCATAACCACAACAAGCAACAGCTATCTTGTTCAGCAGGGCATGTGGGGTGACTCATTGGTACAATCACTTCGAGAAAATGGTATACGCTTATGGACTACCTTCTTTGGATTTAATCCACCATTTCCAGATTTAACAGGAAATAATTCTCCTCAGGAAATTGCCATCGAAAGATATATAAGATATGTGGTTGCGAGATATGGAGCTTATACTGATATTTGGGAACTCTACAATGAAGCCACTACTCCCGACCACTGGATTTATGAAATCGTCCCATTTCTTAATTCAATTGACCCCTACAATAGGCTTGTTACAGTAAGTTGGGAAAAACAAAATCTTTCCGTCATAGATATCAACGCTCCGCATTGGTATGAGAAAGAATCGGAATTTGTTTCTGACCAACGCGCATGGGAAATGATTACAAGTAGAAAATCATGGAATAAACCTATCATCTTTGGTGAACAGGGAAATTCAGTGCAAAATTGGGATTCACTTTCTGCATTGCGTATGCGTATTAGAAGTTGGACTGCATTTTTTGCTGAAGGAATGTTTATCTTTTGGAATTTATCCGGGGTTAAAGATTATTTTAGTGGCGCAGCAAATATTTATTTAGGTCCCGAAGAAAGAAGATACATCCGTGCAATGCAGAATTTTACTTCCCATGCAGATACCGCTATTCAGCAAACTACCATTATACCTTCTAATCCTTCAAATGTCAGAGCTTATGGCTTGCAATCTCCTCAAATTATTATGGGATATTTTCATCATTACAGCTCACATTCGAGTAACATCACAACATCATTCAATCTTACATTATCAAAAGCAGGTATAATCTATTGGATAAATCCAGCAAACGATTCGATTATTCAGACTTCTCCAATTGGCGTCGGTACACAAAATATTACTTCACCTGCTTTTAACATTGATCTTGCTATGCGAATAGACTTAGAAACAATCACTGCCACAAAAAATACATTTACAGAATCAGAAATAAATATTTATCCAAACCCTGCAAACACGGAATTAAAAATCAATTTTCAATCAAATACGATTTTTGATGTTGAAATATTTAACACTCTTGGAAAAACGATTATCAAAACTAAAATCAAAAACACCATAGACATTTCCCAATTAGTGAATGGAATTTATTATCTTAAATTAAAAGATGGAAGCAATCATTACTCACAAAATTTTATCAAACAATAA
- a CDS encoding YncE family protein, with protein sequence MKFNYSFVSILACTIFAFFIACSDEDNPVLNITHPAAFVVNGLGNTISVIDLNDDTKVYDISLNGAKYPHHIYLNSDKSKFAVAITGTDLSGGHTGHGGGSTGGYKVQIFNSITGVIEKEIALTKLPHNAVFSPNGSELWIPQSDTPSHVFIYSTTDWKKLKEITVGHLTSEVTFSADGSKVYSANTDEASVSIIDPITKTVVTTVSVGTTPVGAWPASNGKMYVDNEISKTVSEIDVATNLVTATINLGFKPGYVAYNELHAELWVSDADNGKVVYYKLVAGVWTKNGEIFTGSDAHAIVFNTDESKAYVTNQGAGNVSVIDLNTHTKIKDILVGSKPNGLVLKQ encoded by the coding sequence ATGAAATTCAATTATTCATTTGTGTCAATTTTGGCATGTACCATATTTGCATTTTTTATCGCATGTTCAGATGAAGATAATCCGGTGCTCAATATTACTCATCCAGCTGCTTTTGTAGTCAATGGCTTAGGAAATACAATCAGTGTTATTGACCTCAATGATGACACGAAGGTTTACGACATTAGTCTGAATGGAGCAAAGTATCCTCATCATATATATCTAAATTCTGACAAATCCAAATTTGCCGTGGCCATTACAGGTACTGACTTGAGTGGAGGACATACCGGTCATGGCGGTGGAAGTACAGGAGGATATAAAGTGCAAATATTTAATTCAATAACAGGTGTTATTGAAAAAGAAATAGCACTTACAAAACTCCCCCACAATGCTGTTTTTAGTCCTAATGGTTCTGAATTATGGATACCACAATCCGATACACCAAGTCATGTATTTATTTATAGTACTACAGATTGGAAGAAACTGAAAGAAATCACTGTTGGTCATTTGACGTCTGAAGTCACATTTTCTGCTGATGGGTCAAAGGTTTATTCTGCAAATACCGATGAAGCTTCTGTATCTATCATTGATCCAATTACAAAAACTGTTGTGACAACTGTATCTGTAGGAACAACACCAGTTGGGGCCTGGCCTGCCAGTAATGGCAAAATGTATGTTGATAACGAAATCAGCAAAACGGTTTCTGAAATTGATGTGGCTACAAATCTGGTAACGGCAACCATCAATCTTGGCTTTAAACCCGGCTATGTGGCGTATAATGAACTACATGCTGAACTTTGGGTAAGTGACGCAGATAATGGCAAAGTTGTATATTATAAATTGGTTGCCGGAGTGTGGACAAAAAATGGCGAAATCTTCACTGGTTCAGATGCGCATGCTATAGTGTTTAACACCGATGAAAGCAAAGCTTATGTAACCAATCAAGGTGCCGGAAATGTTTCCGTGATTGATTTGAACACTCATACTAAAATTAAGGATATACTAGTAGGCAGCAAACCGAATGGACTTGTTTTAAAACAATAA
- a CDS encoding DUF3347 domain-containing protein, protein MKLQNIILLVATFFFSKSNAQHHHHHDHDSIHISSQIEKTSKDTVTQFNAVLTAYLDLKNALVMNDANKAATSAKSFMKAIDALDTKRLTNKQDLIWTMYAEKLSFDLEHIKGAPETEHQREHFVSLSKNLYEVAKVFKANPDDLYYQFCPMANDGKGAFWLSEQSKIRNPYFGKKMLSCGSTKETLQAAKR, encoded by the coding sequence ATGAAATTACAAAATATCATATTGCTTGTTGCGACATTCTTTTTTTCAAAAAGTAATGCGCAGCACCATCATCACCATGACCATGATTCAATTCATATTTCTTCACAAATTGAAAAAACTTCAAAAGATACTGTTACACAGTTTAATGCAGTATTGACTGCCTATCTGGATTTGAAAAATGCTCTTGTTATGAATGATGCAAACAAAGCTGCGACTTCAGCAAAGTCTTTTATGAAAGCCATTGATGCCTTGGATACGAAAAGATTGACTAATAAACAAGATCTCATTTGGACAATGTATGCTGAGAAATTATCATTCGATCTCGAACATATTAAAGGGGCTCCTGAAACGGAGCACCAACGTGAGCATTTTGTTAGCTTGTCTAAAAACCTTTATGAGGTAGCAAAAGTATTTAAGGCAAATCCAGATGACCTCTATTATCAATTTTGTCCTATGGCTAATGATGGAAAAGGAGCTTTTTGGTTGAGCGAACAATCCAAAATACGCAATCCATATTTTGGTAAAAAAATGCTATCCTGCGGTTCGACAAAAGAGACTTTACAGGCAGCAAAACGGTAA
- a CDS encoding cation transporter has protein sequence MTHTYQVAGMTCSGCEASVKNGLLMLPEITSVVVSRESNSATITMDNHIPLSELQKAIGGTESKYQISITKHDEESEQIKNWFENYKPIILIFVYITLATFIVQLTQYHFDFMMWMRHFMAGFFLVFSFFKLLNLSGFAESYAMYDVIAKRFKAWGFIYAFTELGLGLAYLSNFQPILTNTVTFIIMSLSIIGVLQSVLNKQKIQCACLGAIFNLPMSTITITEDALMIIMSGIMLLIMI, from the coding sequence ATGACACATACATATCAAGTCGCAGGTATGACTTGCAGTGGTTGCGAAGCATCAGTAAAAAACGGTTTACTGATGCTACCTGAAATAACATCCGTTGTTGTTTCAAGAGAATCAAATTCTGCAACAATTACCATGGATAATCACATTCCGTTATCTGAATTACAAAAGGCCATAGGAGGTACTGAAAGCAAATACCAAATTTCGATAACCAAACATGATGAAGAAAGCGAGCAAATCAAAAATTGGTTTGAAAACTACAAACCAATAATTTTGATTTTTGTTTATATTACTTTAGCCACATTTATTGTTCAGCTTACCCAATATCATTTTGACTTCATGATGTGGATGCGACATTTTATGGCAGGATTCTTTTTGGTATTTTCTTTTTTCAAACTCTTGAATTTGTCAGGATTTGCTGAAAGTTATGCCATGTATGATGTCATTGCAAAGCGATTTAAAGCCTGGGGCTTTATTTATGCATTCACTGAATTGGGTCTTGGACTTGCATATCTTAGTAATTTTCAACCCATTTTGACTAATACCGTTACTTTTATCATAATGTCCTTAAGCATCATAGGTGTTTTACAAAGCGTCCTAAACAAACAGAAAATTCAATGCGCTTGTCTTGGTGCAATTTTTAATTTGCCGATGAGTACGATCACCATTACTGAAGATGCATTGATGATAATCATGTCCGGTATCATGTTATTAATAATGATATGA
- a CDS encoding class I SAM-dependent methyltransferase, translating into MMTKDKFIPALGYNFLTAWYDLAIKITMPEKIIRSKLVEELVPLKGEKILEFGFGTGQNLILIKKTIPDIDLEGLDIDPKVKEIALYKLKKNNLEIPLNLYEGNVFPYKENQFDKVYSCLVFHQLDAESKLKCLKEIHRVLKPSGTLIIADWGKAQNVLMRFTFRFVQFLDGFKTTNDNVKGLLPKFISNAGFLNVVIVTSINTMLGTFSYFKAIKAVNTHFRFQE; encoded by the coding sequence ATTATGACGAAAGATAAATTTATTCCTGCCCTGGGTTATAACTTTTTGACTGCTTGGTATGATCTGGCGATAAAAATAACTATGCCGGAAAAAATAATCAGGTCAAAGTTGGTTGAAGAATTGGTACCCCTAAAGGGTGAAAAAATTTTGGAATTTGGATTTGGAACAGGTCAAAATTTGATTTTAATAAAAAAAACAATTCCAGATATAGACCTTGAAGGATTGGATATTGATCCGAAAGTTAAAGAAATTGCTTTGTATAAATTAAAGAAAAACAATCTTGAAATTCCCTTGAACTTATACGAAGGTAATGTTTTTCCATACAAAGAGAACCAATTTGACAAAGTATACAGCTGCTTGGTATTTCATCAATTAGATGCAGAATCAAAATTAAAATGTTTAAAAGAAATTCATCGTGTTTTAAAGCCAAGTGGAACACTTATAATTGCCGATTGGGGTAAGGCCCAAAACGTATTGATGCGCTTTACATTTAGATTTGTCCAATTTTTAGACGGATTCAAAACTACCAATGATAATGTAAAAGGATTATTGCCTAAGTTTATTTCAAATGCAGGATTTTTGAATGTAGTAATTGTGACATCAATAAACACAATGTTAGGTACATTTTCCTATTTTAAAGCAATTAAAGCAGTAAACACACACTTCAGATTTCAGGAATGA